One genomic segment of Nocardia spumae includes these proteins:
- a CDS encoding NADPH-dependent FMN reductase: MSSNAVKLAVIVGSVRDGRFGPVVADWFAEQARRHDDFEVQVVDLAEVDLPLALPAVSPLMEPNPVRPQGMLPLTHALDEADAVVIVTPDINRSYPASIKLAIDWHFTQWNDKPIGFVGYGGKSGGLYAIGHLRQVFNELNAHTVRDYVAFPRYFELFDADGALRDPAPSEAAARAMLDQLHRWAVPLAAMRTATQPA, encoded by the coding sequence CGTCGGCAGTGTCCGGGACGGGCGTTTCGGCCCGGTCGTGGCCGACTGGTTCGCCGAACAGGCCCGCCGGCACGACGATTTCGAGGTTCAGGTCGTCGATCTGGCCGAGGTGGACCTACCGCTCGCGCTGCCGGCGGTGTCGCCGCTGATGGAGCCGAATCCGGTGCGCCCGCAGGGAATGCTTCCGCTCACCCACGCATTGGATGAGGCCGATGCCGTCGTCATCGTGACCCCGGACATCAATCGCAGCTACCCCGCGTCGATCAAACTCGCCATCGATTGGCATTTCACCCAGTGGAACGACAAGCCCATCGGATTCGTGGGTTACGGCGGGAAGAGCGGCGGCCTGTACGCGATCGGCCACCTGCGCCAGGTCTTCAACGAGCTCAACGCCCACACCGTCCGCGACTACGTCGCCTTCCCCCGGTATTTCGAACTGTTCGACGCCGACGGCGCCCTGCGCGATCCCGCCCCCTCCGAGGCGGCCGCCCGGGCCATGCTCGACCAACTCCATCGCTGGGCGGTTCCGCTGGCCGCGATGCGGACCGCGACCCAACCGGCGTAG
- a CDS encoding SDR family oxidoreductase: MGTIAVTGSASGIGAAVAAHLEKEGHRVIGVDLRDADVTADLGTPEGRARAVAEVTRISAGRLDGFLPFAGVAAATGRPGGLVVSVNYFGAIALLEGLRPLLRESDAASVVLVSSNSTTTQPMWPVELAEACLAGDEEGARAIAESFGDLGAIQAYPATKAALAWYARTKSAEYIGEGIRLNAIAPGIIDTPMTQEGSKDALTGEGMKQFLAMTPIGRAGRPEEIAELAAFLLSDKAGFFVGSVVFCDGGIDAAFRGKDWPAVWNPQQ, encoded by the coding sequence ATGGGGACCATCGCCGTAACCGGTAGCGCGTCGGGAATCGGCGCGGCCGTCGCCGCGCATCTGGAGAAGGAAGGGCATCGGGTCATCGGCGTCGACCTGCGCGATGCCGACGTGACCGCCGATCTGGGCACGCCCGAGGGCCGCGCTCGAGCGGTCGCCGAGGTCACCCGGATCAGCGCGGGCCGGCTCGACGGATTCCTGCCGTTCGCCGGGGTCGCCGCCGCCACCGGACGGCCCGGCGGACTGGTGGTGTCGGTGAACTACTTCGGCGCCATCGCGCTGCTGGAGGGGTTGCGGCCGCTGCTGCGCGAATCCGACGCCGCGTCGGTGGTGCTGGTGTCGTCGAATTCCACCACGACACAACCGATGTGGCCGGTCGAGCTGGCCGAAGCATGTCTGGCCGGTGACGAGGAAGGCGCCCGCGCCATCGCGGAATCCTTCGGCGATCTCGGCGCCATCCAGGCCTATCCGGCGACCAAGGCGGCACTGGCCTGGTACGCGCGCACCAAATCCGCCGAGTACATCGGCGAGGGCATCCGCCTCAACGCCATCGCGCCGGGCATCATCGACACCCCGATGACGCAGGAGGGCAGCAAGGACGCGCTCACCGGCGAGGGGATGAAGCAGTTCCTCGCGATGACTCCGATCGGGCGCGCGGGACGCCCCGAGGAGATCGCCGAACTCGCGGCATTCCTGTTGTCGGACAAAGCCGGATTCTTCGTCGGATCGGTGGTGTTCTGCGACGGCGGAATCGATGCCGCCTTCCGCGGCAAGGACTGGCCCGCGGTCTGGAATCCGCAGCAGTAG
- the hisN gene encoding histidinol-phosphatase, producing MSEHASDLELALRLADEADAITRERFGALDLKVDSKPDLTPVSDADLAVERALRATLIERRPHDAVLGEEFGGDAEFVGRQWVIDPIDGTKNFVRGVPVWASLIALLQDGVPVLGVVSAPALRRRWWAATGSGAWTRFDSDEPTAISVSAVAGLNSASLAISSLSGWRDLGLRDQLIDLTDQVWRTRGYGDFFGYCLLAEGAVDIATEPEVSLWDLAPLDVLVREAGGTFTALDGTPGPHHGSAVATNGLLHESVLTALRA from the coding sequence GTGAGCGAGCATGCCAGCGATCTCGAACTTGCCCTGCGATTGGCCGACGAGGCCGACGCGATCACCCGCGAACGCTTCGGCGCGCTGGATCTGAAGGTCGATTCCAAGCCGGATCTGACTCCGGTGTCGGACGCGGATCTGGCCGTCGAGCGGGCGCTGCGGGCGACGCTGATCGAGCGACGCCCGCACGATGCGGTGCTGGGTGAGGAGTTCGGCGGCGATGCCGAATTCGTCGGCCGGCAGTGGGTGATCGACCCGATCGACGGCACCAAGAACTTCGTGCGCGGCGTACCGGTCTGGGCCAGCCTGATCGCCCTGCTGCAGGACGGGGTTCCGGTCCTCGGCGTGGTCAGCGCCCCCGCACTGCGCCGGCGCTGGTGGGCCGCAACGGGTTCCGGCGCCTGGACCCGCTTCGACTCCGATGAGCCCACCGCGATCTCGGTGTCCGCGGTGGCCGGGCTGAACTCGGCCAGCCTCGCCATCTCGAGCCTGTCCGGCTGGCGCGACCTGGGCCTGCGCGACCAGCTGATCGATCTCACCGACCAGGTCTGGCGCACCCGCGGCTACGGCGACTTCTTCGGTTACTGCCTGCTCGCCGAGGGTGCGGTCGATATCGCCACCGAGCCCGAGGTCTCGCTGTGGGATCTGGCGCCGCTCGATGTGCTCGTGCGCGAGGCCGGTGGCACCTTCACCGCCCTGGACGGAACTCCCGGCCCGCATCACGGCAGCGCCGTCGCGACCAACGGGCTGCTCCACGAGTCGGTACTGACCGCTCTGCGCGCCTGA
- a CDS encoding ABC transporter ATP-binding protein — MAPMIAMRGLTKYYGRAPALLDLDLEVPPGVIFGYLGPNGAGKTTTVRMLVGLMRPTRGSIIVAGADIERARSTAQRHIGYLPGQFVAYPDLTAERYLTYLARLRGDVAAAGVRRLAERLHVDTSTRIGAMSHGNRQKVGLVQAFMSDPDVLVLDEPTQGLDPLVQREFLLMLREARDAGRTVFLSSHVLSEVQAVADTVAILRHGRLVEVRSVAALTAQTLRRLDLTFAATPPDPQLLRAVGGVRSVTGTGRTLHVELDGSIAELLKFVAPYGVSDLISHEPDLEDVFLTYYGQDR; from the coding sequence ATGGCTCCGATGATCGCGATGCGCGGCCTGACCAAGTACTACGGCCGGGCACCGGCATTGCTCGACCTCGATCTCGAGGTGCCGCCCGGGGTGATCTTCGGATACCTCGGCCCCAACGGCGCGGGAAAGACGACGACGGTGCGGATGCTGGTCGGTCTCATGCGGCCGACCCGTGGTTCGATCATCGTCGCCGGCGCCGACATCGAACGTGCGCGATCGACCGCACAACGCCATATCGGTTATCTCCCAGGACAATTCGTCGCCTATCCCGATCTGACGGCGGAGCGGTATCTGACCTATCTGGCGCGCCTGCGCGGCGATGTCGCGGCGGCCGGAGTGCGCCGGCTGGCCGAGCGGTTGCACGTGGACACGTCGACTCGAATCGGCGCGATGTCGCACGGCAATCGGCAGAAGGTCGGCCTCGTCCAGGCCTTCATGTCCGACCCGGACGTGCTGGTTCTCGACGAGCCGACCCAGGGACTGGATCCCCTGGTCCAGCGAGAGTTCCTGCTCATGTTGCGCGAAGCCCGCGACGCCGGGCGCACCGTCTTCCTGTCCTCGCATGTGTTGTCCGAGGTGCAGGCCGTAGCGGACACCGTCGCGATTCTGCGGCACGGCCGGTTGGTCGAGGTTCGATCGGTCGCGGCGTTGACAGCGCAAACGCTGCGGCGGCTCGATCTCACCTTCGCGGCGACGCCGCCGGATCCACAGCTGCTGCGCGCGGTGGGCGGCGTACGGTCGGTCACCGGCACCGGCCGGACGCTGCATGTCGAGCTGGACGGCTCGATCGCCGAGCTACTGAAATTCGTCGCTCCGTACGGGGTGAGCGATCTCATCAGCCATGAACCCGATCTCGAGGATGTCTTCCTCACCTACTACGGACAGGATCGCTGA
- a CDS encoding ABC transporter permease subunit, which translates to MFRTVYVKCLRDQRHGLLGWSVGIVALVLLESALWPSISRIPGLRQLMDNYPEALRKLLGINDFFTGTGFLDTELYSIMLPILFLVFAVSRGARAIAGEEEAGTLEVLLVTRVTPMRLLLVQAMVLLTGLVLLGTVLFAAVIAFSAIFGMHIGVGAAATGSVAMVTLAAPFGGLALAVSAATGRRLVAVAVASVAAVAAYVLYAASKIVDAVHPWGRWSPFEQALSSGPMGAGPRPGYVWLAVVAAFFVVAALPIFDRRDIAGV; encoded by the coding sequence ATGTTTCGCACGGTGTACGTGAAGTGCCTGCGCGACCAGCGCCACGGATTGCTGGGCTGGAGCGTGGGGATCGTCGCGCTGGTACTGCTGGAATCGGCTCTGTGGCCGTCGATTTCGCGCATCCCCGGCCTTCGGCAGCTAATGGACAACTACCCGGAAGCACTGCGCAAGCTGCTCGGTATCAATGACTTCTTCACCGGCACCGGCTTCCTCGACACCGAGCTGTACAGCATCATGCTGCCCATCCTGTTCCTGGTGTTCGCGGTGTCGCGGGGCGCTCGCGCGATCGCGGGCGAGGAAGAGGCCGGGACGCTCGAGGTGCTGTTGGTGACCCGGGTGACGCCGATGCGGTTGCTGCTGGTGCAGGCCATGGTCCTGCTCACCGGGCTGGTGCTGCTCGGCACCGTGCTGTTCGCGGCCGTGATCGCGTTCTCGGCGATATTCGGGATGCACATCGGCGTCGGCGCGGCGGCGACCGGGTCGGTGGCGATGGTCACACTGGCCGCGCCGTTCGGCGGGTTGGCGCTGGCCGTCAGCGCGGCCACCGGCCGCCGCCTCGTCGCGGTCGCGGTGGCGAGCGTCGCCGCGGTTGCCGCATATGTGCTGTACGCGGCGTCGAAGATTGTCGACGCCGTACACCCCTGGGGCCGGTGGTCGCCGTTCGAGCAGGCTCTCTCCTCCGGGCCGATGGGCGCGGGCCCGCGGCCGGGCTATGTGTGGCTCGCCGTCGTCGCGGCCTTTTTCGTGGTCGCGGCACTGCCGATCTTCGACCGGCGTGATATCGCCGGGGTCTGA
- a CDS encoding acyl-CoA dehydrogenase family protein, producing the protein MSTRDTATTRRPDSAVGLNPVKRDWMGAAMRVMTTITGSELAEKYNLRKPIERLTYEGTKTGFRTLGAATRAFGKVSGGGKPKRLPANESRGKDYFDLTPTDEQQMIVETVREFAAEILRPAAFEADAAATAPKDLLERAAELGITLINVPEELEGAATERGAVTNSLVAEALAHGDMGLALPILAPSGVAVALSQWGSDAQQQTYLGAFTGENVPQSSVVISEPRALFDPFALQTKATRSPSGYRLNGVKSLVPAAGDAELFIIGAELDGRPALFVVESDTPGVVVEADPSMGLRAAGLGRLILDNVAVPAEAILGDGDAAQRADEYADAVRLARLGWASLAAGTGQAVLDYVKPYVKEREAFGEPIAHRQAVAFMVANIAIELDGLRLVTLRGASRAEQGLSFAREAALARKLATDKGMQIGLDGVQLLGGHGFTKEHPVERWYRDLRAIGVAEGVVLV; encoded by the coding sequence ATGAGCACTCGAGACACCGCAACCACGCGACGTCCGGATTCTGCTGTCGGCCTCAACCCGGTGAAGCGTGACTGGATGGGCGCCGCCATGCGGGTCATGACGACTATTACCGGGTCCGAGCTGGCCGAGAAGTACAACCTGCGCAAGCCCATCGAACGGCTCACCTACGAGGGCACCAAGACCGGTTTCCGCACGCTCGGCGCCGCGACGCGCGCGTTCGGCAAGGTATCCGGCGGCGGAAAGCCGAAGCGCTTGCCCGCCAACGAGTCCCGGGGCAAGGACTACTTCGATCTGACGCCGACCGACGAGCAGCAGATGATCGTCGAGACGGTCCGCGAATTCGCCGCCGAGATCCTGCGCCCGGCCGCCTTCGAGGCCGACGCGGCGGCCACTGCTCCGAAGGATCTGCTCGAGCGAGCCGCCGAGCTCGGCATCACGCTGATCAACGTGCCCGAGGAACTCGAGGGAGCGGCCACCGAACGTGGCGCGGTCACCAACTCACTGGTGGCGGAGGCGCTCGCGCACGGCGATATGGGTCTGGCCCTGCCGATCCTCGCGCCCTCGGGCGTGGCGGTCGCGCTGTCGCAGTGGGGTTCGGACGCGCAGCAGCAAACCTACCTCGGCGCATTCACGGGTGAGAACGTGCCGCAGTCGTCGGTGGTCATCAGCGAGCCGCGCGCCCTGTTCGATCCGTTCGCCCTGCAGACCAAGGCCACCCGCTCCCCCAGCGGCTACCGGCTCAACGGTGTCAAGAGCCTGGTCCCGGCCGCCGGTGACGCCGAGCTGTTCATCATCGGCGCCGAGCTCGACGGCCGCCCGGCGCTGTTCGTCGTCGAATCCGACACCCCTGGCGTAGTGGTCGAGGCCGACCCGAGCATGGGTCTGCGCGCCGCCGGCCTGGGCCGGCTGATTCTGGACAACGTGGCCGTACCGGCCGAGGCGATCCTGGGTGACGGTGACGCCGCCCAGCGCGCCGACGAGTACGCCGACGCGGTGCGGCTGGCCCGCCTGGGCTGGGCCTCGCTCGCCGCCGGCACCGGTCAGGCCGTCCTCGACTACGTCAAGCCGTATGTGAAGGAGCGCGAGGCGTTCGGCGAGCCGATCGCGCATCGCCAGGCGGTGGCGTTCATGGTCGCCAATATCGCCATCGAACTCGACGGCCTGCGGCTCGTGACTCTGCGGGGTGCGTCACGCGCGGAGCAGGGTCTGTCGTTCGCCCGCGAGGCGGCACTGGCCCGCAAGCTGGCCACCGACAAGGGCATGCAGATCGGCCTCGACGGCGTGCAGCTGCTCGGCGGTCACGGCTTCACCAAGGAACACCCGGTCGAGCGCTGGTACCGCGATCTGCGGGCCATCGGCGTCGCCGAAGGTGTGGTGCTCGTGTAG
- a CDS encoding acyl-CoA dehydrogenase family protein — MINLELPKKLRASANQAHQVAAEIFRPISRKYDLGEHEYPVELDTMAAMVEGLADSGTQDISGATGGRKAKSGEEAGDAHATELLGNSNGGNMSALLNALETCWGDVGLMLSIPYQGLGNAAIAAVATDEQLERFGKVWAAMAITEPSFGSDSAAVSTTAVLDGDEWVLNGTKIFVTAGSRATHIVVWASVDKSKGRAAIKSFVVPQDAPGLTVARLEHKLGIKASDTAELRLEDCRIPADNILGSPEVNVEKGFAGVMQTFDNTRPLVAAMAVGVGRAALEELRKILEDSGVEISYDTPANNQSAAAAEFLRLESDWEAAYLLSLRAAWMADNKKPNSLEASMSKAKAGRMGTDVTLKAVELAGAIGYSERTLLEKWSRDSKILDIFEGTQQIQQLIVARRVLELSSAELK; from the coding sequence ATGATCAATCTCGAACTTCCCAAGAAGCTGCGGGCCAGCGCCAACCAGGCCCACCAGGTCGCCGCCGAGATCTTCCGCCCGATCTCGCGCAAATACGACCTGGGCGAACACGAGTACCCGGTCGAACTCGACACCATGGCCGCCATGGTCGAGGGCCTGGCCGACTCCGGCACCCAGGACATCTCCGGTGCGACCGGCGGCCGCAAGGCCAAGTCGGGCGAGGAGGCCGGTGACGCCCACGCCACAGAACTGCTCGGCAACAGCAACGGCGGCAACATGTCCGCACTGCTGAACGCGCTCGAAACCTGCTGGGGCGATGTCGGTCTCATGCTGTCGATCCCCTACCAGGGTCTCGGTAACGCAGCCATCGCCGCGGTCGCCACCGACGAACAGCTCGAGCGCTTCGGCAAGGTGTGGGCCGCGATGGCCATCACCGAACCCTCGTTCGGCTCGGACTCCGCCGCGGTGTCGACCACCGCGGTGCTCGACGGTGACGAGTGGGTGCTCAACGGCACCAAGATCTTCGTGACCGCCGGTTCGCGCGCCACCCACATCGTGGTGTGGGCCAGTGTCGACAAGTCCAAGGGCCGCGCGGCGATCAAGTCGTTCGTCGTGCCGCAGGATGCCCCGGGCCTCACCGTCGCTCGGCTCGAGCACAAGCTGGGTATCAAGGCCTCCGATACCGCCGAGCTTCGCCTCGAGGACTGCCGCATTCCGGCCGACAACATCCTGGGCAGCCCGGAAGTCAACGTGGAGAAGGGTTTTGCCGGGGTCATGCAGACCTTCGACAACACCCGCCCGCTGGTGGCCGCGATGGCCGTCGGCGTCGGCCGCGCCGCGCTCGAGGAACTGCGCAAGATCCTCGAGGACTCGGGTGTGGAGATCTCCTACGACACCCCGGCCAACAACCAGTCCGCCGCCGCCGCGGAATTCCTTCGCCTGGAATCGGATTGGGAAGCCGCCTATCTGCTGTCGCTGCGCGCGGCGTGGATGGCCGACAACAAGAAGCCGAACAGCCTCGAGGCGTCCATGTCCAAGGCCAAGGCCGGCCGCATGGGCACCGACGTCACCCTCAAGGCGGTCGAACTGGCCGGCGCCATCGGCTACTCCGAGCGCACCCTGCTGGAGAAGTGGAGCCGCGACTCGAAGATCCTCGACATCTTCGAGGGCACCCAGCAGATTCAGCAGCTGATCGTGGCGCGGCGGGTGCTGGAGTTGTCCAGCGCCGAGCTGAAGTAG
- a CDS encoding aldo/keto reductase produces the protein MTTTPQLTLNNGVQMPAIGLGVYQTPPAETTAAVEAALRTGYRHIDTAAVYGNEREVGEGIRRSGINLSDVFIETKVWISDFGYDATLHAFDKSANKLGVDRIDLLILHQALPSRFDLTVDAYRALEQLLADGRVRAIGVSNFMREHLDDLLAKTSVVPAVNQIELHPYFRQPDVAAADAEYGIITQAWSPIGGITFYREGTHTSTLEDPTITAIAAAHGKTPAQVLLRWGLQQGRSVIPKSTRPQRIAENFQVFDFDLTADELAAIDALDTGRRGGPEPEAVTLETFGIAIPEA, from the coding sequence ATGACCACGACACCGCAGCTCACCCTCAACAACGGCGTGCAGATGCCCGCGATCGGGCTCGGGGTCTATCAGACTCCGCCCGCGGAAACCACTGCGGCGGTGGAGGCCGCCCTGCGCACCGGCTACCGGCATATCGATACCGCGGCCGTCTACGGGAACGAACGCGAGGTCGGTGAGGGGATCCGGCGATCCGGAATCAACCTGTCCGATGTCTTCATCGAAACCAAGGTCTGGATCAGCGATTTCGGATACGACGCCACTCTGCACGCCTTCGACAAGAGCGCGAACAAACTCGGAGTGGATCGGATCGACCTGCTGATTCTGCACCAGGCGCTGCCCTCCCGATTCGACCTCACCGTCGACGCCTACCGCGCGCTCGAACAGTTGCTCGCCGACGGGCGGGTTCGCGCCATCGGCGTCAGCAACTTCATGCGCGAACACCTCGACGACCTGCTCGCCAAGACGTCGGTCGTCCCCGCGGTGAACCAGATCGAACTCCACCCCTACTTCCGCCAACCCGATGTCGCGGCCGCGGATGCCGAATACGGCATCATCACCCAGGCCTGGTCACCGATCGGCGGTATCACCTTCTACCGTGAGGGCACTCACACCAGCACCCTCGAAGATCCGACGATCACCGCGATCGCCGCCGCACACGGCAAGACACCGGCCCAGGTTCTGTTGCGCTGGGGCCTGCAGCAGGGCCGCTCGGTGATCCCCAAATCCACCCGCCCGCAACGTATCGCCGAGAACTTCCAGGTCTTCGACTTCGACCTGACCGCCGACGAGCTCGCGGCCATCGACGCTCTCGACACCGGACGCCGCGGTGGGCCCGAACCCGAGGCCGTCACGCTGGAAACCTTCGGCATCGCCATCCCCGAGGCCTGA
- a CDS encoding YbaB/EbfC family nucleoid-associated protein, translating into MEITTSAPKPVPIRRRCPEVDPLSAGSDDFRYLARTEVNQILDNYEEQMASLAEIRRQLDSVRIQARSTDKTIEVSVDSVGVVTEIKLEPAALRNKPEELARKLTEVIREAALHAEKHTAQTVAPVADIVDPLPDLPELLPGAPSLRDPVPSEDDSEDAASSQ; encoded by the coding sequence ATGGAAATCACAACCTCCGCGCCGAAGCCGGTCCCCATTCGAAGGCGGTGTCCAGAAGTGGATCCTCTGTCCGCCGGCAGCGACGACTTTCGATACCTGGCTCGCACAGAGGTCAACCAGATACTCGACAACTACGAGGAACAGATGGCGAGTCTGGCCGAGATTCGCCGGCAGCTCGATTCCGTTCGTATACAAGCGCGTTCGACGGACAAGACGATCGAAGTGAGCGTCGACTCCGTCGGTGTGGTGACAGAGATAAAACTGGAACCGGCGGCCCTGCGGAACAAGCCCGAAGAGCTCGCCCGGAAACTCACCGAAGTCATCCGCGAGGCCGCGCTGCATGCCGAAAAGCACACGGCACAGACGGTGGCGCCGGTGGCCGACATCGTCGATCCCCTGCCGGACCTGCCCGAGCTGCTTCCCGGGGCGCCGAGCCTGCGCGATCCCGTTCCGTCCGAGGATGATTCGGAGGATGCCGCGTCGTCACAGTGA
- a CDS encoding RNA polymerase sigma-70 factor — MPAAEQVTPDDRGGESRHQHRDAATQAFVAHRKLLFTVAYEMLGSAADAEDALQDTWLRWIAVDLDTVSDPRAYLVRMITRQALDRLRALGRRKESYVGPWLPEPLLTTPDVAEDIELAENVSMAMLLVLETLAPIERAVFVLREVFDVTYEEIADAVGRTPTAVRQLAYRARSHVAARRPRGIVSADDTRDAVAAFQRAIETGELHDLLGALAPDVVFLGDGGGVARAALAPIVGAEAVAAVLAAGLPNLTTRSLESAHVNGHPALILRLDGSIDTVLALRVDDGRITGVYSVRNPHKLSRLHTETALSR; from the coding sequence ATGCCCGCAGCGGAACAGGTCACGCCTGACGATCGCGGCGGCGAGAGCCGCCATCAGCACCGGGATGCTGCCACGCAAGCCTTCGTCGCGCACCGCAAACTGTTGTTCACCGTCGCCTACGAAATGCTGGGCTCGGCCGCCGACGCCGAGGACGCGCTCCAGGACACCTGGCTGCGCTGGATCGCCGTCGACCTGGACACCGTGTCCGATCCGCGCGCCTACCTGGTGCGCATGATCACCCGCCAGGCACTCGATCGTCTGCGCGCTCTCGGCCGGCGCAAAGAGTCCTACGTCGGTCCCTGGCTCCCCGAACCGCTGCTCACCACACCCGATGTGGCCGAGGACATCGAGCTCGCCGAAAACGTCTCGATGGCAATGCTTCTGGTGCTCGAGACGCTCGCCCCGATCGAGCGGGCGGTCTTCGTGCTCCGCGAGGTATTCGATGTGACCTACGAAGAGATCGCCGATGCCGTCGGCAGAACACCCACGGCGGTTCGCCAGCTCGCCTACCGCGCTCGCTCCCACGTCGCCGCCCGCCGCCCCCGCGGCATCGTGTCCGCCGACGACACCCGCGACGCCGTCGCCGCGTTCCAGCGAGCGATCGAGACCGGCGAGCTCCACGACCTGCTCGGCGCCCTCGCGCCCGATGTCGTCTTCCTCGGCGACGGCGGCGGCGTCGCCCGAGCCGCACTCGCCCCCATCGTCGGCGCCGAAGCCGTCGCCGCCGTCCTCGCCGCCGGTCTGCCCAACCTCACCACCAGGTCGCTGGAGTCGGCCCACGTCAACGGTCACCCGGCGCTGATCCTTCGCCTCGACGGCAGCATAGACACCGTACTGGCGCTGCGCGTGGACGACGGCCGGATCACCGGGGTCTACTCGGTCCGCAATCCGCACAAGTTGTCGCGACTGCATACCGAAACCGCCCTGAGCCGCTGA
- a CDS encoding Cmx/CmrA family chloramphenicol efflux MFS transporter — MPVVVFVLAAAVFAQGTSEFMVSGLLEQIAQDVGVSLGTAGLLTSLFAVGMVLGAPVMAVTASRVPIRYSVTLCSALFCAAHVLGAATGEFAVLLVSRLLAAVADAGFLALTLAALPRLVGTALIGRATSLVVSGVTVACIAGVPAGTLLGQIYGWRSAFWAVAVLSAVVAVPVWVMLGDVRDPAVAGGPASPIRREWPVLGQPVVRTAVIAAILVNAATFAGFTYLGTVTAEVTDDGRWVALALALFGVGSFAGVTIAGRYSDRHHRRITLAGTVVLIGVWLLAAVTAQAMVAVMVMSAVAGAVAFGVGSTLIATIVRTAAPIAPRIAGALSTTAFNIGAVLGPATAGRIVDHTGHPAAAWWCGAVFATAAAGVLAFRGRVRREHHSAATDSNSRDSVR, encoded by the coding sequence ATGCCCGTTGTGGTATTCGTGCTGGCTGCTGCGGTTTTCGCACAGGGCACATCCGAATTCATGGTGTCGGGGTTACTCGAGCAGATCGCCCAGGACGTCGGGGTCTCGCTCGGCACTGCCGGTTTGCTGACCTCTCTGTTCGCTGTCGGCATGGTGCTGGGTGCGCCGGTGATGGCGGTGACGGCGAGCCGGGTGCCGATCAGATACTCGGTGACACTCTGCTCGGCGTTGTTCTGCGCGGCGCATGTCCTCGGCGCTGCGACAGGCGAATTCGCGGTACTGCTGGTGTCGCGACTGCTCGCGGCGGTCGCCGATGCGGGATTCTTGGCCCTCACGCTGGCCGCGCTGCCGAGGTTGGTCGGCACGGCGCTGATCGGGCGCGCGACCTCGCTGGTGGTGTCCGGAGTGACGGTCGCCTGCATCGCCGGAGTGCCCGCGGGCACCCTGCTGGGGCAGATCTACGGCTGGCGTTCGGCGTTCTGGGCTGTCGCCGTTCTCAGCGCGGTGGTGGCGGTCCCGGTATGGGTCATGCTCGGTGACGTGCGCGACCCCGCGGTGGCGGGCGGACCGGCCTCCCCGATCCGGCGGGAGTGGCCGGTACTGGGGCAGCCGGTGGTTCGCACCGCCGTCATCGCCGCGATTCTGGTCAACGCCGCGACCTTCGCCGGGTTCACCTACCTCGGCACGGTCACGGCCGAGGTCACCGACGACGGCCGATGGGTTGCCCTGGCGCTGGCGCTGTTCGGTGTGGGTTCCTTCGCCGGGGTGACGATCGCGGGCCGATACAGCGACCGTCATCATCGGCGGATCACCCTCGCCGGAACGGTCGTCCTGATCGGAGTGTGGCTGCTGGCCGCCGTGACCGCGCAGGCGATGGTCGCGGTGATGGTCATGTCGGCGGTGGCGGGTGCGGTCGCGTTCGGGGTGGGTTCGACCCTGATCGCGACGATCGTGCGGACCGCCGCACCGATCGCTCCGCGGATCGCCGGAGCCCTGTCGACGACGGCCTTCAATATCGGCGCGGTCCTCGGACCCGCGACCGCCGGTCGGATCGTGGACCACACCGGCCACCCGGCCGCCGCGTGGTGGTGCGGAGCCGTCTTCGCCACTGCCGCAGCGGGTGTCCTCGCGTTCCGCGGTCGCGTCCGTCGTGAGCACCACAGTGCGGCAACGGATTCGAATTCACGAGATAGCGTGAGGTGA
- a CDS encoding tail fiber domain-containing protein — protein sequence MNGYDILAKVVDLPVSTWRYEWEPSHVRHLGPMAQDWMATFGLGDNDEVIHNVDASGVALVCIKALHREIAELRAEIAELRAELSADE from the coding sequence GTGAACGGCTACGACATCCTGGCCAAAGTCGTCGACCTTCCGGTCAGCACCTGGCGATATGAGTGGGAACCGTCGCATGTGCGCCACCTCGGTCCCATGGCTCAGGATTGGATGGCTACCTTCGGTCTCGGCGATAACGACGAGGTTATCCACAACGTCGATGCCAGCGGCGTAGCCCTGGTGTGCATCAAGGCGTTGCACCGGGAAATAGCCGAATTACGCGCCGAGATCGCCGAGTTGCGTGCCGAGCTGTCCGCGGACGAGTGA